Below is a genomic region from bacterium.
TGCCGGTGCCGCGATGGGAGGCGCTGAAGAGCTTCTCTCGAGGAGCGCCGGCCCTCGATCCACCTCGAACTTTCTGGAGACGAAGGTGAGATCGGCGGCCAGGTCCTTGCCGACGGTGCCGGTTACCTTCCCTTCGAAGGTCAGGTCGCCGTCCAGTTTCACCATGGGACCCAGGTCCGGCAGTACGGCATCCCACCCTGACAGCGGGATGGCGTTGGATCTTACAGCGAGGTCCACGGTGGGCTGCGACCCCGGGTTCCGGACCGTGCCGGAGGCGTCGAAGACGGCCTGGTAAGCCTTGAGGGAAAAACTTTCCAGGGTCAGGAGCTTTTTGCCGAGGTCGACACGCCCTTTTTCCACGATGGAGCCCTCAAAACCGGTCACGAGGGGGACGCCGTCCTTCCGGGCGACGTTCAGATCCTGGAGGGAGGCGGTAAGTTCGAAGACGATCCCCGTCGAGAGACTCCCGCTGATCTTCTCGGTGGCGCTCACCACGCCCGAGACTCCCACCGGCAGGGGGCCGGCGATCTCAGGGATGCGGGCCAGCTCGAAGGGGAGGATGGTGAGGGAAAGGTCCACGGGGATCCGGTCGGGTACGATCTGCCTGCCCACCGGCCCCACCGTGCCTTCGAACCGGACATCCTCCCCCATCCGGCCGATGCCGAGAGCTGCCGAGATGGTGATGGGCCGGTCGAAGGACAGGTCCCTGAGGGAGAGGGTCATCTCCTTGAGGGAGATCCCCCTTGCGAGCCTTGGGTTGGTGGCATCGGCGAAGAATACCTCGCCCTGTTCCATGCGGATCTCATCCACGAGCAGGTCGATGGGAGGCGCCTTGACAGCCTGAGCGCCGGGATCCATGGCGGCATAAGGGGCAGCCAGGGGGGCAGCGAGGGCTTTTGGATGCTGCGGGATGCCGGCGGTGGCGGTGGAGCGGTTGAGGCTGTCTAAAATGTCGTCGAAATTAAAGCGTCCCTCCTTTGTGCGCACGATCCGGATCTTCGGTCCGGACAGGACGACGTACTCCACCGAAAGCCTGAGCCTGAAAAGGTCTGTCAGGCGCAGCTTGAGGTCGAAGGAATCGAAACGGGCGAACGGTTCGTCGCCGAACCCGTCCGCCTCGGCGATGGAAAAACCGGACAACTTGATCTTTGGCCCTGCCCATGAAAAGCCGGCTTTCTCAATAGTCACCTGCCTGCCCAGTCGCCCGGTGGCCTGTCGCTCCCCGTACTCCCTGAGAGCGTCGACGTTGAGCAGGTAAGGAGCCGCGATGAGCCCGGCAACGAGAAGCAGGATGAGGATCCCGCCGCCGATGAGGGAATATTTGACGAGTTTGTTCATGGGGCACCTCGGTGTTTCAGTAATCAGT
It encodes:
- a CDS encoding AsmA family protein; amino-acid sequence: MNKLVKYSLIGGGILILLLVAGLIAAPYLLNVDALREYGERQATGRLGRQVTIEKAGFSWAGPKIKLSGFSIAEADGFGDEPFARFDSFDLKLRLTDLFRLRLSVEYVVLSGPKIRIVRTKEGRFNFDDILDSLNRSTATAGIPQHPKALAAPLAAPYAAMDPGAQAVKAPPIDLLVDEIRMEQGEVFFADATNPRLARGISLKEMTLSLRDLSFDRPITISAALGIGRMGEDVRFEGTVGPVGRQIVPDRIPVDLSLTILPFELARIPEIAGPLPVGVSGVVSATEKISGSLSTGIVFELTASLQDLNVARKDGVPLVTGFEGSIVEKGRVDLGKKLLTLESFSLKAYQAVFDASGTVRNPGSQPTVDLAVRSNAIPLSGWDAVLPDLGPMVKLDGDLTFEGKVTGTVGKDLAADLTFVSRKFEVDRGPALLERSSSAPPIAAPAAAKGLEPIQPLPVTVTGTVTVQQGRFEKISFSDMSAALSMKGTRFALDGMKLSAFSGLLAGAAWADLGALPLAYGSNMKMTGVEVNDALAAVAGMDGVLYGKASMDVAIEGKGTEFADLEKYLSGRGAVKAADGRLTTANLGGGAAKAASLLGLDDSRGETRFEDMDVSFTIEDGKIKVSNMRIATAEYTMRIQGDIGLDKSLAMTSRMTLSQESTAKVPADRRKLFPKETDGRLQIPLKIGGTVTSPKVGLDSSAMNQAAKEEMKQEVEEKKEELKKDLGKKLKELFQ